From Quercus robur chromosome 8, dhQueRobu3.1, whole genome shotgun sequence:
aaaataaaataccaaaaagcTTGTAACTCAATTATACTTTACGGAACTTTTTAACTAATGAATTGACGGAAACgtcattaaattaaaaaaaattactaacgAACTTTATAGTTCAACTGACACattctagaattttttaacCATCACATTAATGAGGATGTTAGGTTGAAATGACACCGAAAGCATAAGGATTTATTTGTATGAACTAGATTCTTCAAAATCCCAACTTATTTTCTAAGGTGAATAATCTAATAAACTGGCTATGAAATTTTGGTTCAAGCAGTGCTAAAAGGTAATGTGAGGTGAACAAATAAgagatatattaattattacacTAACAAACCTGCAACAACTTGATGATGTTGCTAGCTCCAAACACCCTGTGAGCGATGGTGAATTTGAGTGGATCAGTTGGTGGAAAGTATGGAGCTAAGACACATTTCTCCACACATCGGCGGCGAAGAATCTTGCAGGCAGCACAAGGGCTGAGAACAACCTGAGGTGGTGGAGTAGGAGGAGATGGAGGAAGACTTGGAGGTGGAGATGATTTagaaggtggtgaaggaaaACTAGGAGAACATTGAGCTGCATGAGGTGAAAGTGAGGAGGCTTTAGATGGAGAGTAAGAGTATGCAGTGGGAACAGTATTTGCTGGTGGTGATGCTATTGCAGTTTGGCCTTTGTATTCCATTTTtttctaagagagagagagagaaaaagagagagaactgtGAGCTAGTGAGAAAGCAAAAGAGAGGATGGTGAGTTTGCTTTACATTGCTAGCACAAAAGCAAGACTATATATAGAGGGAAAACCAAGTGTAAGAGACTATGGGGTCAGCAAAATCTCGTCAGGTTAACCATCAGATGACATCACACTAGTTTGAAAACCCTTGTGGGCTTGTACATTTCTGCGGTGACTTTTTCTATTCAATAAGggcttaatttttcttttccctaacaagaaaattaatataagatATTGAAATAGTAAAATTGGAAAAGTATTTTACACAGCTAGCTCTCTTAATACATGACTCATTTTGAAGACTGAATTttgaaaatgactaaaatggaTTGATTCAATTGACTACACAATGAGCTAACGTGCGGGCAGAGGGGTCGACCCGCCATTTGAGCATAATTTTAGGAAATACATATTGAAGCTTCTAGTAATATATCTAAGTATATGAATTTtctgacccagaaaataagtctaagaaaattttctttttcttaaacctGTGTATGACTAAGACATCTATTCTTGTAAAATGAAGAACCCATATGGTGCATGGAAAAAGTCCCACAAATCTTTCAtaaaaagaagctaaaagaaCTATATAGGACAATAAATTGCTTTAAACACTAGGAGATTTTTCATGTATTATAgtgaaattgttaaaataagGATTGTATAGAAGCCTCAagatttcacttttttattttttttattttttttgatgagactcaagatttcactttaattttattattagtaataatGTTAAGAAAACATAATTCCAGCATCTGATAATAGTCTCATCACGCGCAAATGCATGATATTTAGCATTGCTATTTGCTAGGCTATAGAGATCGTTATGAATATTCCTTCCATAACTGAATAGTATCGTTGCGTTGCCATAACTGAATAGTCTTTGAATTATTGTTCGGTGGCTTTCTATCAAATTGTGTATTCTTTCAAAGATAAGTAGGTATTTGTCGTAACTTACTCTACTGTGCCATTGTCAATTCATACGATCCTATAGTCGATCTTGCCGATCTTAGGCCTATTGTGCAGTCACAGTTCTTTGGTTCTAATGTTCCGTCCACAAGTTTTCCTCGTATTGTCTTATCATTTCTACTTCTCCTTCTTCGTGTCATCAGGGAATAGGTTTCTTgatcatgttttattttatactccACAAGTTTGTCACGTGTCCTTTCTTAATTTCtctcttagatttttttttttttttgagaaagaatttcTCTCTTAGATTagaaaccaaaatttaaaataaagaaaaattagacaGACACAAATACTATAGTTAGTGAAGCATATATAAAGCGAAACAcccaacatataaaaaaaaatttatattcgTCACTAGATTCCAATTTAAtcttttcatttcattatcAGGAGATGTGTAAATGTTAGTCCTATATGTGTTATAGTTCAAAAAGATGGCTAAAATGGGTATTTACtcttaatttgaaaaaaaaactatgtagcaaaatgctcatattttaaaactatttagcaaaatgatcctattttaaaacttgattttaacaaaattgagttcTGTATAAAATTCAATATcctcaaaatcgagttctatgtatatttttaagtggaaGTAGAACTCGATATTATCAATGTCaagtttcacttaaattttcaaaaaaaatctaaatgataaaatatgcatagaacttGATGTTGCTAATGTCGAATCCcacctataactcgattttgtaaaaataaagtTCCAAAAACATggacattttgctaaatagtttcaaaacaggagtattttactacataattttcaaattagagGTAAATACTCATTTTGGCCCAAAAAGATTAATCATAATCATAACTTAATACATGTTTGATGTGATATGTTCACATAGGCATATTCTCATACGACCCAATATAATTCGATACACATATGACATTCATCATTTGaaacaaactttttattttaaataatgtgaaaaaaaaaatcataaagttGATTACCTACCtcctaaagaaagaaaaaggaaaccaTTATGAAAATCTTGCAATTAAATTAGACATATATTGGATGACCACTTTGCAATCGGAATATACAAGCTAGAGGATTAGACTTACCTAGCTGAATTTATACTAAAAGTGGCATTGTAGtggttaaaaatgaaaaatcacaaGATAACTCAATTACTCAATAGAATGaatatctctttttatttttggtaaatcaCAACCCACATACCCCAATACATAACCCTAAGATCATTGTTTGATCTCCCTAAAATAGTTCCTTGGGCTCTTTCCATACAATGTTGCTCAATCTCTTAGTGTTTCTTCAATTTCTCTCACCACCCAATCCCCCCACCTTAAAAGGGGAGGAGGTATTTATAGTAGCccacccctctctctcttctttggaTAATGGGCGTAACCCATGATAAATGTTATTACGTCTCTGCTGATCCCCTATTTTGTCCCAAGCCTAGCTTGAGGAGTCTAATCCGCCAAAAGAGTCCATCTTCTTTCGGGTACTAGTGTGTTAATCAACATTCAATGTTAATTAGGTATCGAAAGGGAATATATGATACAATGTTGCACGTCCCGCAGATATGCTTGATTTCAAGGTTTCTAACATAATTCACTATACGTAAAATAACTTAAAAAGCAGGACCCCTCTTGGAGAACAACCAAATCAGATAGAATATTCTTAGTGCTAAGTTATGGCAAAAGCTTACTAGGTAGGTGTTATAACCAATTTGTTCCAAAATAATGTCAAATGGACCAATTTCATTATCCGCAATAGCTCATCGGATACCGACCTTCTAGCAACTAGAACGAACTACATAGCTTATATATTGCTGCTACAATTGAGACAGTCTATCCTACCACaaccatatttttttaacttattaatGATGTGGCAAAAGAAAAGGGCCTATacaaagcagaaaaaaaaaaatggagaccTTGCATGGTGGGTCACTTGTTCGGTGAGAGGCAGCTAGGCTCGTGGGAGGCAAGAAAGAATTCGATGAGAGACTCCCATTGTAAAAGTCCCATGGAATGTGACATTTAAAGAGACTTTTGTACGTTGTTTCTACGCCTAAATGCCATTCTTTTCCATAACTTAGAAAAAATTGGTCGATTTAACATGGTTTGTAGTGGAAGTAGTTGGActgtatttttaatttcttgcacCACACtgtttaaaaaacaaaattatcttcTCTTAACGTGGTCAagcctctcttttttctctattgcAGTGCGTGTGTATAGGTTAAGTGTATGTGCAAAACTGCAAATTGGAATGAATCTATCATATACACTCATAATTGAGATGCACTGTAAATTTCTTCTATATCTATTATAAGTGTCTGCAGATTGCAAGCACGTATGTCTAGTCTCATCATTTGCTAGTACTATACTACTATTGTGTACTATTTGAAATGAGTATCATGATTTGGATCACAACTTacacaataaatttaataacataTTTGATGAGAACCTAATTGATAAGTTGTAATTGATGTGTAGTAAATGTGATGACAATAGTGAATCGGTGTGTAAAAATGATGTTATATTAATCATAATTTGTTGCCTcaacatattatttaaaaaacaaaattgtgaattttattGTGTGTCGCTTACATTGTTCGAATAATTACAATGTTGCATCACAACTTTCTTCAAAACCAAGTCAGTGTATAAACATTATAATATCTAACAGTCGAAGCTAATGTCAAAAAAGGCATGCCAGACTGGAGATTCTACTTAGTTTGCAATCAAAGTTCATCCATGGTACATGtttcagaattaaaaaaaaaaaaaaaagtttatccaTACATCCTAGTCCTAGCATCGCTTCACTAAGCTAGCCATGCTCCAAATCCTCACACCATattacagagagagagagagagagagagagagtcttttGCGTGTGGACCTTAACAGGTTTAAAGAAATTGAACTACGAAGCAAGAAAAAGTTAACATACACTGGGGCCTCCTTTACTCCTGACCTGAGTGTACTGAAACTcgttttttaaaattagaatgATTAATGGGTTAATCATCTGACAAATGACAAGTGACAGCATTTTGCACTAAAGAAATACTAACCAAGGGTCATTATCAACAAACCCAACCAACATTAAGTTCACTCTCAGTTTGTTAAATATTTGTACCAAAGTTGATTAATTCCACCTTAATTTGGATCAAAAGTCAAATAAATAGAAAGATAATATATTGatggatttgtttttttttttttatggacatATTGATGGATTTGTATTGTATAGAAAAATGAACCCTAATACTATTCCACCAAGCCAAGCATAGGAAATATACTTCACTAATAGCCCAAGTGAAACTCTTTGTTAACCTAAATTTAggataataataaagaataaaactCAAGgacttggggaaaaaaaaaatcaaatattattagTACACAAAATGGGTAGATTAGGCATTCTACCTATGAGAAAATTTTAAGTCTAAGTTCTTTCTAAAAACAACATCCCAGAAATTAGAAATACAAAGGCAACACGACAAAAGCTTCACAACCATTGACTTCTTATATGTTACGTACCGCACGCCAGAGGCACAGATGACACACTACTAATTACATCTGTtataaaatattcaataataataatgatgatgatgatggattCAAAATAATGATGTATTTTTAGATTATGCAAATGTTATGCAGAAAGTTGTTTACCATTTATTAAGGGGCAAGTTGTGATTGGATTATAagattttataacaaaaaaaataataataataagttgcGATTGAATATTGAATATTGAATATTGAAACAATATTACTTTTATACAGATCCATCATtgacaatattttaatatgcactaattaaaacaaatttcacGAGTACAACATATTCATTGAATTTAGGTTTAATTACAATTTAAGACAAAATCTTTACAGTTTAAGtgataatttaatgataaattgataatagaAGTCTTTGTTGTGCCTCATGTCTATAAATCAAACTCCACGGGTCACGTCTCCTCCCCTCACTGTttaccaattacaaaaaaataaagtgataaGTCATAGGGTGGAAATTCATTCTATCTATGTATAGGTATGTTCTACagccaaaaatgtaaataaattctACATGATGGTCCTAAgtaggaatgaaaaaaattaatgagagaAGATCTTTC
This genomic window contains:
- the LOC126697318 gene encoding LOB domain-containing protein 1-like, which translates into the protein MEYKGQTAIASPPANTVPTAYSYSPSKASSLSPHAAQCSPSFPSPPSKSSPPPSLPPSPPTPPPQVVLSPCAACKILRRRCVEKCVLAPYFPPTDPLKFTIAHRVFGASNIIKLLQDLPETQRADAVSSMVYEANARIRDPVYGSAGAICHLQKQLSELQAQLARAQAEIVNMQCQQANLLAVLCMEVSQTQECSLQQQPSYTDTSCFLDDNSLGSTWEPLWT